TCGCTTTCGGCGTTGCCGATGTCGATCTGGCCGCAGGCGATGTCGAACGCGCGCCCATCGAGGGCGAGGCTGCGCGTCATGCCGGTGACCGCGTGTTTCGTCGTGGTGTAGCAGATCGAGCCGGGGCGGGGGCTGTGCGCCGAGGTGGAGCCGTTCATGATGATGCGGCCGCCTTGCGGGCTTTGCCGGCGCATCTGCGCGAAGGCCAGCCGCGCGGCGATGAACATGCCGCGGATGTTGACGGCCAGCGTGTCGTCGAACCCCTCGACCGGCACCTCGTCGGGGGTGCCGATGGGGCCGAAGGTGCCGGCGTTGTTGAACAGGACGTCAAGCCGTCCGGCCATCTGCGCGAAGCGGTCGAAGGCGGCTTCCATGGCTTCGGGGTCGGTCACGTCGGCGGGGAGCGCGATGGCACCGGGATGACCTCCCGCGATCTCCTGGAGCCGCTCGGCGCGGCGCGCGACGAGGCCCACGGTCCAGCCCTCGGCAAGGAACGCCTCGGCCGTGGCGCGG
This window of the Roseovarius sp. SCSIO 43702 genome carries:
- a CDS encoding SDR family oxidoreductase, with translation MTSILITGASSGIGRATAEAFLAEGWTVGLVARRAERLQEIAGGHPGAIALPADVTDPEAMEAAFDRFAQMAGRLDVLFNNAGTFGPIGTPDEVPVEGFDDTLAVNIRGMFIAARLAFAQMRRQSPQGGRIIMNGSTSAHSPRPGSICYTTTKHAVTGMTRSLALDGRAFDIACGQIDIGNAESEMVADLKADQPDMHTMDVSNAVRSVMLMATMPPEANVQFMTVMATKMPFIGRG